Below is a window of Salvelinus alpinus chromosome 5, SLU_Salpinus.1, whole genome shotgun sequence DNA.
aaaataacatcaaattgatcagaaatacagtgtagacattgttaatgttgtaaatgactattgtagctggaaacggcagattttttatggaatatccacataggcgtacagaggcccattatcagcaaccatcactcctgtgttccaatggcacgttgtgttagctaatccaagtttatcattttaaaaggctaattgatctttagaaaacccttttgcaattatgttagcacagctgaaaactgttgtgcttattaaagcagcaataaaactggccacctttagactagttgaaaatctggagcatcagcatttgtgggttcgattacaggctcaaaatggctagaaacaaaggacttccttctgaaactcgtcagtctattcttgttctgagaaatgaaggctattccatgcgagaaattgccaagaaactgaagatctcgtacaacgctgtatactaatcccttcacagaacagcgcaaacttgctctaaccagaatagaaagaggagtgggaggccccggtgtacaactgagcaagaggacaagtacattagagtgtctaatttgaaaaacagacgcctcacaagtcctcagctggcagcttcattaaatagtacacgcaaaacaccagtctcaacatcaacagtgaagaggcgaccccaggatgctggccttctaggcaggagCTTGGAGAGCTACGACTGTACGGCAGTCAGAACATTCTCCTTGGACAGTAATCGcgactctggtatgtacacacgcacacatgacTGTTCTCCTCCCCGAGCGATGACGTCCGTGAAGAGAATAACATTCACAGATGTGCTGGTTCTTTGCCACAGCAGAGTGGAGAGAAGGAGGATAGGAAGAAAGGCCATGCCCCACCCACATTCCAGGCAGCATGGATAGGGATGGGAGTGTGGATGGGAGTGGGAATGAGAAAGCCATCCCTGACAGGCCATGTGAACCACTCAGAGCCCCAGCACTGGCCTCGATCTGAACTCAGCCATGCATCCCTGAGCACCCTCCCACAGCGATGTGAAGAGACATGACCTGCCCCACATGACCATGTTGTGCCGTAGGCCTGATAAGACGCGGCTTATGTAACCTATATAGGGGCTAAACGCAGCTCCAGGGCAGTGGGCTGTTTTTCCATATAACCATAATCATCATGCTGCTTATTTTCATCTTACATAAATATACATTCATTGGTCTTTCTGGAGATTCATTCCCAATGCAAATGTTGTGCAAATGCACATGACCGTATAAACACTCATCATCTTAACATTGCATCGTTGCCCATTAGAATATGATATATTTCTGGATAGAAGAGGACAGGAACTGCAGTCACTAAATGGCAGGCAGGGATATTTTAGGCTGGGAAGTGAGAACAAGTGATCCCCTTGGCGTGGTGCGAGTTAATAGTGTGATGCTGCTGCTTTACTTTTTGGCTGCTGCTCTGCCATCAGAGATctaagagggagaggggggtgccCAACAGCCTAGAGCCTGCCTGCCTCATCCTGCATGCCTGTCTGATTCTCCAACATGAGccacagacaaacacaaagagagatgGACCGGTAGACATGCGTATGATCAGTGAATAACTGCCCTTACTGCCCCTGTGTTTAGGCAACAACAGTCCTTACCTGTTCATAGTTTAGCCGCTGGGCTTCAGAAATCTCTTTCGGCTTGGCATCGAGGATGTAGTCTCCTgcaggggagagtgagggagagagagaggaggaagcaaCATCAGAGAACCTGGGGATACAGGCCAAGTAAAGCAGCCACAGACACACAGGGGAGCTGAGAGGGAATATATCATCAGGGTAGAGCCCTGCCCGCTCACCAGTGACATCACAGCCTGCTTACGTCAATCCCAAGTGAAGAGTTGATATTATCGACTATGTTCTGATTTCATAAGAAGTGTCTAATCCTCAGTGAGAAGGGGGATGTTGAGTGTTAAGCGCTGGCCAGCTGTTTTTCCAGGAAGGGCTCGGCCAGGCATGCGGGGTCAGTCAAGCCCTAGCCAGTGGGGAGCCGCTAGAAAGGTGTTAAGGGCTTAGTGTAGGACCTAGGGAGAGCAGCCACTGGGGCAGGCAGGGAGAGCCTTGTGAAGAGCCCTGTGGTGCTAATCACAGTGCACCTGTCATCCAACCATTAACATCGCACCCAactccaccctcccctctctgAGCAACACATAGCGGCAGTGTCTAGCTGTCAAAAACATACCCACTTGCGAGATATTTTATGTTACAAGATAATGATTCTGAGACTTTTATAtctgaaaaacaaaaaaataggCCTACTTTTTCCTCATAACCCAACGATTGCTTTCTTACTTTAACAAAGTGAGCCAGTAGTCAGTGTGTTTGAGAGCCGGGGAGCTACTCTGATTCAATCTCCATATCCTCTCCTCAGACACAGGCTTCCTCAGCCCTGGCCATGAATGCACCCAGCTGAGGCCAGTCAACTGACTCGGACATTTCTATGCCCAGGGAACCCCCGGCCataccctccctacctccctccgcCTGCCCCGTTCCCTGCCAGCTGACTGTAGACTGTGCCCTCCCTGCCTGGGCCTCTACTGCTGCTGTTGATGATTCACTGGCATGCTCCACAGAGTACTAAATCCCAACATCAACCAGTAGCCTCTTTAATACAACATACATCTCCTCCACTTCTGCCCCTATGGGCCTCACAGTAGTTTTTAATACAGCGTCTGAATCAGCCCACATTAAATGGGGCTCTTTCTGAGCTGCTCTTTTTCACAAACCATTATTTTTTGTCTGGGCATGAAACAATAACTGTTCGTAATGAAGTGCAATGGTGAGGCTAGGAGACAGGCCTATCTGCCTGTTCCTGGACATTACACAAGATGTATGTTTGACCAGGGACCAAACCATTCATTATGAGTTCTCAGCCACTAGCTGGAGTAAAGACAAAGCCGTCTCCACAAACACAGAGCCGCAATTTATGGGCACTTGTGAAAGAAGAGCAGAGACGGCTCAGAGGCATATGTGGAACGATACGTGCACACAGCCTGCATAACGCAGTTAAAGGTCGTTATTGTACAGAAGAGGGATGGCTACAACCATGAGCATTCCTCCGAGGAAATCTAACACGACACAGTCGGAAAAACAGACGTTACATGAAATGAAAACGCTGTGCTTCATTACCGTTTGTCACCTGTGATTTGCAGAAGGGTTGAAGTGCTCACTGAGTCAGGGTGCTCAAAAGAGACAGGGAATGTTTTTACACTGAACTTGGAATCAACCATGGGTATCTGTAGGAGCAGATGAGCAAGGTGCAGAGCTGCAGACAGAGGGAGCAATCAGGGGACTCCATCTGGGGCACAATGGGGGAGAGGGCCCTGAGTGGGTGGGAGAGGGGGTAAAGGCCTCTCTGTGGCTTCTTACTGGTATTGATCAAAGAGCTATGGGGTTGGAGTGAGTTCTGTGTTCCATCAGACCCACACACTAGGCTACCTCTAAAATATCTAAAGATGAGCAACTGTGTGTCTCTCAATGTGCTAATGCTTTGGGTCAGTCTGAATGGTCTCCTCTCTCAGGGTTTCATGTCAGTTGACCAGCAGGGTACAGTTTACAGTTTGTTAGCCTCCTCTCTACTAAAAAAGTATTTGGAGAAGGTCAAATTAGATTTTCCTGGTCATAGTGTAGTCTGACAATGAAATGCACACACTGTAGATGATACTTTTTCTTCCAGCAAAATGAACCAAACTCTAATGCATGCAATTCAATTATAATTGATCAGTCATGGACAGCAAGCGCTATGGACTCACAGAGGCAGATTCTGTAGGGAGGAAACCCAAGGCTATCCCATTAACAGAGTTCAACAACAGACACAATTACTCATTCTAAATTACATTTTCCTAGCCAATGCATCCTAAAAATGTAACATCTAACCAAAAGGTAACAACATTATTGCATACAATCATTATTACCCCTGGTACAAAACACACTAATGAGAAGTGAATACAACATTTGAGTTAGGCCTAATGAAAAATACTTGAAGAGAAGCAGCAAACTGAGAACTGTAATGAATATTCGCATGACTGACATCAAAAATATATTTCTTGACAATGAAGAATCATCCCTCTGTTTCCCAATCACATTTTGCTGTTTACATTCttggtagctaactaactaatcTGTCCCCCAATGAAGCACGACAGTGTACACTGTAATTAAACCATGGTGAGAAATATCCTTAGCCATAAATTAACGAGTCTGTGTCTTGGCCCATAATGACTAATATAGATTAAATTAAAACCAGTTGAATCTGCTAATCACATGCAGAATGTAGGACAATGTACCACAAACAGTCAGGAGTCTTTTAGTGCAAACTGACCTCTATACCGAACTCCCAAATGATCATATGAAAGTAAACAACTCCCATGGCATGACTAATGTGGATACATTTCAGGACTTCTGGCGTCTCTCAGAACTCAGCAGCTGGTGACTCCATTTCTCTTATAGTTAGAGTTGTTATTGACGCCTAACAGTCATTATATGATGCATTTAGCTAGAACACACTCAAAACGGGACACTAGTCATGGCACCAGTCAAAGAATTATAGAGCTTGTAAAATTGAAGCCAAACTGACCACTGCCATGAAAAGAGGGCTTGGCTATAGTGACATATTTTTTTTCTCTATAGCTTAGATGAGAATGCCTTTAGTAACAGGACACCCCTGGTTCTTCATCATAACAGCACCCAGCTATGGAGGGAGGCAGTGGGGTCAGCGTGCCACGCAAGGAGAAAGAACACAGCTCCTGTTTCCCTGACATTAGCAGAGCTTGGTCCACAGGGATTCTTCAGTCCTCCTGGTCAGTCTATACTGGACCATACCACCTGACCTCACATGGGTATTAGTGATGCGTGGGTGAGCTGTTTGTTCATCCGCACCCGCTCACAATTGGTAATAATTCATCCGCAAGCGCTGATGAAAATCTGAGGCCCTCACCCGACCCTAACCCACAAATACAGAAAATGCGTTGTACAGACTGAGATGGAAACATTTTTAGATAGCCTAAcaaaatgtcagaaattataagcagaaacgtaGGCCTATGTtagtctataattagatacaggCAGCTTCTCTTCTGTAATTACTTCTTgtcctagaagactaaataaaccttTGCTTACCAGAATGTTAGAAATCAATAGTGTTAATGTTtcaatctatactgaacaaaaatatgtaaagtgttggtcccatgtttaatgagctgaaataaaagatcccagaaatgttccatacgaacaaaaagcttatttccctcaaattagtttacattcctgttagtgataatttatcctttgccaagataatccatccacctgacaggtatggcatatcaagaagctgaataacagcatgataattacacaggtgaaccttgtgctgggtacaataaaaggccactctaaaatgtacagttttgtcacacaacacaatgctacagcatgcaattggcatgctgactgcagcaatgtccaccagagctgttgccagagaatgtaatgttaattgtctctaccataagccactttCAACATTGTTTTACAGAATTtcgcagtacatccaaccagcctcacaaccacagaccacgtgtaaccacgcctgcccaggacctccacatccggcttctcacctgcgggatcatctgagaccagccacccggacagctgatgaaactgaggagtatttctgtctgtaataaagcccttttgtggggaaaaactcattctgattggttgggcctggctcccatgtgggcctgccctcccaggcccacccatggctgcgcccctgcctagtcatgtgaaatccatagattagggccgaatgaacttacttcaattgactgattcccttatatgaactgtacctcaggaaaatggttgaaattgttgcatgttgcgtttatatttttgttcagtatagttgacaTTGTTAAAATTGTTTTCTTTCCTCTTTCATCTCTGCTTCTCTCACACAGCAAATACGTTCTGGGACCAAGGAGAAAATTgaatgacttaaaaaaaaaaaaaaaaaatccaaatgacatcagtttcaCCGGTTAGGAAATTAAAACCTGTTAAAACAGCTCAACATGTTTTTGATAAGATCTCAGTccggcttggatgcatattttatgtggtttaaataataataataaagataaAGTGATGGCTTACACTTTCATGATGCTGATATAGATAGCACCGCCACCTTTATAGACTGTTCCTAACCGCACattcattctctcaagatgctgaaagaaataataattcttaattctgcaggagttaatattatattaggcgattgtgagaggttatagacctacagtcaatCAACATTTCAGTTAGGCTACCATTtaatttaacccatctgaacagtagttCCCTTGTTGTGCCATTTTGAATTCCCCGTCTTGAGACTGTGGAATCATCACACATGACATAGCAGTTCTGGCTATCATCCTTTTTTACCACTTCTCTACATTTTCCCCAAACATCAACTCTCCAGTTCGCAGATTTTCTattattgaattaaactccgacattgtcctttttgcctcaTTGGATCGATTTGAACTTTTCTGCCCAAGTTCCCAAATGCATTTGGCAATTGCCGTGTATTTAGGTCGCTACAGTTAGTGTGTAGcctaagctttagggcctaacGCCAGACAgaaaaaatgaaatgaaaaccTCAATGTAGTCTATAGATATGAATTGCACATTTATGGATTTGTTatgcattgttttctctttaCTCACCTCGCCCGCCCTTCATCCATACAATATTttatgaccctaaacccacccacCACATCTGTGGGGACTCCAGGCATATAACTAATGGGTATACAAGTACATATGCACTCTTCTGAGTGCAGGTCTAGCAGCTAGGTGACGACCAGAATGCGTATAATGATCCAGGTACAGTATTGAATTTATTACAGAATCTTCTTGTATTCACTGGCTAAAAATCAAGTGGAGGTTTTGTTATTTTAGAAGGAAAACTCCGGTAATATTGGCATATTGGTGATTTCACAGCAGCTATGCAATTACTGTGTGCCATTGCTTAaatcatatgaaatccatattaTATAGCAATTTATCCTAAAGCTAGGAGAGGCAGCAAATCCACAGTCTACTGAAGGGAGTTGAGGAAATGAGTATAATAAGACTGAAGGGCCAGGCAAGCAGTGAGGCAGGTCCTGTGATTATTCACACAGTAATGCCTTCTCAGGCAGTGGGACATAATTACAGCCCTCCAGTACTCTGTCATTAAGGTCACATTGCACTTCCCAGGCTAGTTTCTactacagctcaatgctccacTGCACTGGTGTACTacagttacagccagactagcaATTTGTGACATGGACCTTCCAGGCAGGTTCAAAACCAAAGAAAAATACAGTATTTCCCATTGCCTTTGAGCACTGTCAAGGTGGCTTGAATTTGTATCAGGCTTTAAAAAACAGGTCACAACTGTCCGTAAACTTAGAGAAATACTAGAGACCGGGAATAAACTGTACACTTCACCCTCCAGGAGGGCAACTAAAGAACAGGTCACTGATTTAAATGACACTTGGGTCTTTGGTTTCGTAAACAGATTCTCACTTATACTCACCAAGATATTCCATCAACTGTTCAGCAGTTATGATCTCCATCATTGGTGGCATCTTCACCTGTAATGGAACCACATATAttatttaacaaaccaaacaataTGACATGCCAATAGAACCTGGCTGACAGGATTCTCCCCCCCCCCATGATTATGGTTCACAGTAAATCCAACCACACCTGGGAAGTGGAAAACTGTGTTTAAAGTCACCAGAAGTGCACTGTTAGCGGTTGCACAACTGTCAGCACACACACAGGCGTTTGAAGCAAAGAATTCTGTTTACAGTCACTTTCATGTCACCCATTTTCACAGTAGGTAGTGAAGTTTTAGGGAAGGTTTCAGACAGAGCTGCAGTTTAAGTTGTGAAGCCACATACTGAATCAGAATCTCCACTGCCTGCCAACCAACTGTCACTGACATTAAATAAACATTATCTTTATGATGTAAATTAAACCAGAGGCTTAAAAATGACTAAATTGGAAGCTCTCAGAGACTACTTATAAGAGAGGGACTGAGCTGCCAAGGCCGCAGCATGGGGAAAATATATACAACTGGGTCTATGGTATAATTGGTCAATGTGACCTGTCAACAAACTCCATCATAAAATTACAATAATTGAGTATTAAGAGAAAATAAAGATGAATGCATACGAGTGGTATAATTTGAACTTTAACTTAAATTCTCCCCAAATGAAGGAATGTTATTTATGAATCTTCAACTTTTCATGGTATTCTATATTCTGGCAGGTGATAACAGCTTATTTTACTACTGATCATTCCATTTTTATTTTAAACTGATAATACAACAGATAGTGTAGTTATGATGACCAGTTTCAAATGTACTTCTCTATTAGTATTGACAAATAATATATGTGGAAATGTTCCAAATGGCATCATGCACACCACATGTAAACTTGTCTCAGGTCTGGTTATGATGTCAGTCATTTACCTTCCATGCCAGCAATAGGACATTCATAATTGCCAGCAAAGGGCATGGACCGTTCTCGTTCTGGGTAATGATAGGTGTGTTTTCCTCCTTCCACTTGATCCACTTGATGTGGTATATGGACTGGCCAGCGCCCCGGTCCTTGGTGCACGGGATCTTAGTTCCATCAGCCCCATACTCGCTCTGTAGTGTTATTGCCAGCCCCCTGTCCTCCAACCCTTCACTGTTGAGATCGAAACTGGGACAGGAGTTGAGGTTCGAGAAGGACTCAAGTGAGTCGGCGCTCCTAGATTCTGCCGCGATGCACGGGTCACTCCCACTCTGCAAACCCTCGCATATGGTTTTGTCAATCTTAACTCCACATTTGACGTTTCCCGTATTTGTTTTGTCCGAACATAGGTGTGTCGGTTTTGCCAGTTTCACTGGTTCAACTGACTCACACCCCACCACCTCAGCTTCACCATCTGTAATCCTTGCCCCCATTGAGGAAGGCTCGCCATCCGTTTTATTGTTTACTAACTTTGAGGTGGCACCCTCGCTATTTCCTGTAGCCAGCTGCGTGCCATATCCCATCCCGTTACTCAAATGATCTCCAGATCCAGAGGACAATGTCTCCGACCAACCACTCGATTGAATGTTCTTCTCTTGCACTGGGAGAGACTCGATCATTTCTGCCATATCTAATTTCTCAAGACTGGAGATAGCATTACTAGCAGTGCTAGGGGCACTACTGGAGCTAGTAGTACAACTAACCAAAGTACTGAGAGAACGCTCACTATTCTTGCACGTATCGGTCGCTCCCTTCATTCTGCCAACTGTTTTAATATCGCCCATTTCTCCTGCAATAGTAGCACATAGAGTACTTCCTCCAACATCTCGATGCAGGTTTGCATTTTTCTCCATTTCGATTTACACACTGTCGACAGCTTTTAGCTAGCTTAATTCCAGCTCCAGCCCCACAGACGCCATGACATCTCTGCCAGTGACGTCACTGTAGAAGAGCCCACAGAGTTCTGGAAGAAATGCCTCTTCAGGCCAAGGAGAGGCAGTAGAGAATAACTGGAGATGCGAGTGCTGATTTTCATAATTTGGGTGTGCTGTGTACATTTTTAATCCGTTTGCAACAAATTACACATGCTTTCTCGGCATGGTTTCCTGTCATTTTTACATTAATATTAATTGGCCCCCACGATTAAATCGGGGAGGGGACTGTGGATCTGTCTCCATCCTTTCGTTTATATGTTCATTCATACCTTAATCACATGTGATTTTTCAGAAAGCACTGGGCCGATTTGGACGAAACTTGGGTGAATAATGAGTATTGCCATAGAGAGCAGGCATTTACAAAATTACTCTGATTGGCTAGATGGTGGCTATAATAAGAGATTGAAAATGCACATTTTGAAGGTCACGCTCCTCACCCTGTTTGACCTAAAGTCATGAAATTCGGTACATAGGCATCTCTCCTCACAAGGAACACATTTGCATCAGGAACCCATAAGGACCGCCACGATGGATTTTTCGCAATTTAGAATTTTGTGAAAAACACATAAAATGCTACTCTGCTGGCACCGAATGGCCGATCTGCACAAAACTTTACATATGGCATTTATGGACAAAGGTCTCTTAATGCAATATTTTCCTGACTAGTACCGAAAACAACATGGCCACTATTGACCAATAAACTTTCACCTATGCATGGTCTGGCACATAAATGCATATACATCAGTCAAGGATATTCATATTGTAACACAATTTGTTGCACATGCTGCAAACACTGTCAAGACTCAACATATGCAAGAACatagtgatgggtcgttcgcgaacgagtcggctctaagagccggctcttgtaggtgaacgttgggagcACGCTCGCACATCAGAAGAGCCGaatctatttataaaaatatacaaaaaattaAGTTATAAATAATCAAAAGATTTAAATGaatagaattaactaattcaaagaacgaaaaaataaatcaaataataaaGGCCTAAATTCTCAAGAGCACACACATTCGTTCttagtgtgtgactgtgagtgagttggctcggccctccctcgcgcatctttggttcattggttgacactgcgtgtctgattgacaggaacaacaggtgaggctgttagtctgagcagacagaACGAATGTGAGtaaggacagctgtgaaaacaacagctggaaaatgagtcggaagcacagtagcatttggatacattttaataatgtagacaatgttagagcacagtgtagaatttgccaaaacaaaatctcatataaagatggttctacgcacaacctacaccggcatatgcgaactgtgcacccaactgtgaagctagctgtagcgCAGCTTCAACaaactagcgggcctgctagtgatagtggtggagccagcacctccacacgtggagatgtatccactcagtcaagtaggcctactccacGACACACAGCAACGCAGTCTTctctatggaccagtttatgccaatgtctatgtctgtagcaaaacaaggcAAAATGTatattgcattggctaaaatgattgccaccgatttccagccattttcgattgtggaggacagaggttttagaaattatagcaataCTCTAAATCCAATGTATGCAATTCCAAGCTGGAAAaccctttcaaaatcacttattccacaactTTACGAGAGCACACAGGCGTCAGTGCGGGatagagtccaaaaagctactgcagtttgccttaccactgactgctgggcatcaagggtaaccacttcttacatgtcggttacatgtcacttaattgaagatttttcgatgtctagctgtcttctgaactgctttgagttcagcgacagacacacctcagaACTGTTGAGAGGAACTgaggaactgttgagagtggccagagaatggcaagtaTATGGAAAAGTGGTAtgttgtgttagcgacaatgcagctaacataaccaaagccatgaaaatgtttaaatggatccatcatccatgtcttgcccacacaatcaacctgattgtaagagatgctctgaaggtgaCGGACAAAgtgtggacaaagtgaaagcatctgtggaatacttccacaggagcacagtaggtACTGAAAAACTAAAGTTTACACAAAGCCAGATGGGATtgcctgagctgaggcctaaacaagactgcgctacaaggtggaattcaacattttatatgttgaagcggtttcttgagtcaaaggatgccatcatcGCTACCCTGGCCATTGTCAGGGTAGAGATGtgcacctgttgatgctctgacccaagaggaatgggaggtggtggaggcagtgtgcagagtcctggaaccctttgagcaggtcactgtggacATCAGTGAAGAGAGGTACAGTAAAcagttattactacatcattatttaatccagtattatatatgtatatgagcagtagatgagaatgtagtatcagtagacaa
It encodes the following:
- the mindy2 gene encoding ubiquitin carboxyl-terminal hydrolase MINDY-2; this translates as MEKNANLHRDVGGSTLCATIAGEMGDIKTVGRMKGATDTCKNSERSLSTLVSCTTSSSSAPSTASNAISSLEKLDMAEMIESLPVQEKNIQSSGWSETLSSGSGDHLSNGMGYGTQLATGNSEGATSKLVNNKTDGEPSSMGARITDGEAEVVGCESVEPVKLAKPTHLCSDKTNTGNVKCGVKIDKTICEGLQSGSDPCIAAESRSADSLESFSNLNSCPSFDLNSEGLEDRGLAITLQSEYGADGTKIPCTKDRGAGQSIYHIKWIKWKEENTPIITQNENGPCPLLAIMNVLLLAWKVKMPPMMEIITAEQLMEYLGDYILDAKPKEISEAQRLNYEQNMSDAMAVLHKLQTGLDVNVKFTGVRVFEYTPECIVFDLLDIPLYHGWLVDLQMGDTVKAVGNCSYNQLVEKIISCKQSASSELAGEGFVAEQFLHSTATQLTYHGLCELTSTVQEGELCVFFRNNHFSTMIKFKGQLYLLVTDQGFLTEEKVVWESLHNVDGDGNFCDSEFRLRPPSDPETVYRGQQDQIDQDYLMALSLQQEQQSQDLQWEQLPEGISDLELAKKLQEEEDRRASQYYQEQEQEQEQAAAAQAQQPAEGSDEADRAEAASSSSAAAGATPSPGKQPSAGERKPKKEPKDKDKCVLL